In a genomic window of Cynocephalus volans isolate mCynVol1 chromosome 1, mCynVol1.pri, whole genome shotgun sequence:
- the LOC134363075 gene encoding vomeronasal type-2 receptor 1-like: MSSQKKCLVLGFLAFLWAELGIEGKDQKEEQTCQLLGKFDLNGYVDAKNHSLVIGGLFPIHSRTIPANESILEPVSAKCEGFNFRGFRWMKTMIHTIQEINERRDILPNITLGYQIFDNCFTISKSVEAALVFLTGQEENKPNFRNSTGALLAGIVGAGGSSLSVAASRILGLYYLPQVGYASTCSILSDKYQFPSYLRTIASDKIQSEAMVKLIQHFGWVWIGTIAADDDYGKYGVKIFKEEMESVNLCIAFSEIIPKVYSNEKMQKAVHAIKNSTARVIVLYASDIDLGPFVLEMVYHNITDRTWIASEAWITSALIAKPEYFPYFGGSIGFAIPRADIPGLKEFLYDIHPNKDPNDVLTIEFWQTAFNCTWPNSSVPYNIDHRVNMTGREDRLHAMSDKFCTGEEKLEGLKNTYLDVSQLRITNNVKQAVYSMAYALDRLSRCEEGRGPYIPGNTCAYIPDFEPWQLMFYLKTLKFTAHDGRRLEIDENGDVTGYYDILNWQLDDNGEIAFVKVGEYIFTHSKFELVINKNETIFWNTESAELPHSVCTDLCPPGTRKGIRQGEPICCFDCIPCADGHVSHESGQRECAQCGEDYWSNAQKSECVLKEVEFLAYDEALGFTLAILSLLGALVVLAVTAVYVIYRHTPLVSANNLALSFLTQLSLVITLLSSLLFIGKPHNWSCMARQVTLALGFSLCLSCILGKTISLFLAYRISKSKTRLTSMHPLYQKIIVVVSVLVEIGICTAYLLLEPPRVYKNMESQNIKIILECKEGSIELLCLMFGIDVFLALLCFLTTFVARQLADNYYEGKCITFGMLVFFIIWISFVPAYLSTKGKFKVAVEIFAILASSYGLLGCIFAPKCFIILLRPQRNTDEIVSGRVPTTDKSIQLTSASVSSKLNNTTVSTVLHD, encoded by the exons ATGTCCAGCCAAAAGAAATGCTTGGTTCTAGGATTTCTTGCATTTTTATGGGCTGAATTGGGCATTGAAGGCAAAGACCAGAAAGAAGAACAGACCTGTCAGTTGCTGGGCAAGTTTGATTTGAATGGGTATGTTGATGCCAAAAACCACTCACTTGTTATTGGAGGACTGTTTCCTATTCATTCCAGGACCATCCCAGCAAATGAGTCTATTTTGGAGCCAGTATCAGCAAAATGTGAAGG GTTTAACTTTCGGGGATTTCGCTGGATGAAAACCATGATCCACACGATCCAGGAGATTAACGAGAGAAGGGATATTTTGCCCAACATCACTTTGGGCTATCAGATCTTTGATAACTGTTTCACCATCTCCAAATCTGTGGAAGCGGCTTTGGTATTCCTTACAGGGCAGGAAGAAAACAAGCCCAATTTTAGAAACAGCACTGGAGCATTGCTGGCAGGGATTGTTGGAGCAGGTGGATCGTCCTTATCGGTTGCTGCTTCAAGAATTCTGGGGTTGTATTACCTACCTCAG GTGGGCTATGCCTCCACCTGCTCAATTCTTAGTGACAAATACCAGTTTCCATCTTATCTTCGCACAATAGCCAGTGATAAGATCCAATCCGAGGCCATGGTAAAACTCATCCAACACTTTGGTTGGGTCTGGATAGGTACTATAGCAGCTGATGATGATTATGGAAAATATGGagtaaaaatttttaaggaagaaatggagAGTGTCAACCTCTGTATTGCATTCTCTGAAATCATTCCCAAAGTCTATTCCAATGAGAAAATGCAGAAAGCTGTTCATGCTATAAAGAACTCCACTGCCAGAGTCATTGTGCTTTATGCATCTGATATTGACCTCGGTCCTTTTGTGCTGGAAATGGTTTACCATAACATAACCGACAGAACATGGATAGCGAGTGAAGCGTGGATCACCTCAGCCCTCATTGCAAAGCCTGAATATTTCCCATATTTTGGTGGAAGTATTGGGTTTGCGATCCCAAGAGCTGATATACCAGGACTGAAAGAATTTCTTTATGATATACATCCCAACAAGGATCCAAATGATGTTCTGACCATTGAATTCTGGCAAACTGCTTTTAACTGTACTTGGCCCAATAGTAGTGTCCCATACAATATTGACCATAGAGTGAATATGACTGGTAGAGAAGACAGATTACATGCCATGTCTGATAAATTCTGTACTGGAGAGGAGAAGTTGGAAGGTCTTAAAAATACCTATCTGGATGTGTCTCAGCTAAGAATTACAAACAATGTCAAACAAGCAGTGTATTCTATGGCTTATGCCCTGGATCGTCTAAGCAGATGTGAAGAGGGACGTGGCCCATATATTCCAGGAAACACCTGTGCGTATATACCTGACTTTGAGCCTTGGCAG CTAATGTTCTATTTGAAGACACTTAAGTTTACAGCCCATGATGGAAGGAGACTAGAGATCGATGAAAATGGAGATGTGACTGGATACTATGATATTCTAAATTGGCAATTAGATGATAATGGAGAAATTGCCTTTGTGAAGGTTGGAgaatatatattcacacattCTAAGTTTGAACTTGTGATAAATAAGAATGAGACTATATTCTGGAATACTGAATCAGCTGAG CTTCCCCATTCGGTGTGCACTGATCTGTGTCCTCCTGGGACCCGGAAGGGGATTCGTCAGGGGGAGCCGATATGCTGCTTTGACTGCATCCCATGTGCTGATGGACATGTGTCACATGAATCAG GTCAAAGGGAGTGTGCACAATGTGGTGAAGACTATTGGTCAAATGCACAGAAGAGCGAGTGTGTGCTGAAAGAGGTGGAATTCCTTGCTTATGATGAGGCCCTGGGATTCACGCTTGCCATTCTTTCCCTGTTGGGGGCACTTGTGGTCTTGGCAGTCACAGCTGTGTATGTGATATACAGGCACACTCCCCTGGTGAGCGCCAACAACCTGGCGCTGAGCTTCCTCACTCAGCTTTCTCTTGTCATCACGCTGCTGTCGTCCTTACTTTTCATTGGCAAGCCACACAACTGGTCCTGCATGGCCCGCCAGGTCACTCTGGCACTGGGTTTCTCTCTTTGCCTATCTTGCATTCTTGGAAAGACTATTTCACTGTTTTTAGCCTACAGAATTTCCAAATCCAAAACCCGACTTACATCCATGCACCCCCTTTATCAGAAAATCATTGTGGTAGTCTCTGTTCTAGTCGAGATTGGCATATGTACAGCCTACTTGTTATTGGAACCCCCAAGGGTATACAAGAATATGGAATCTCAAAATATAAAGATCATTCTAGAATGCAAGGAAGGTTCCATAGAATTGTTGTGCTTGATGTTTGGGATTGATGTCTTCCTGGCCTTGCTATGCTTTCTTACGACCTTTGTGGCTCGCCAGTTGGCGGATAATTATTATGAAGGAAAATGCATCACCTTTGGGATGCTGGTCTTTTTCATCATCTGGATCTCTTTTGTCCCTGCTTACCTGAGCACCAAAGGCAAGTTCAAAGTGGCTGTGGAAATATTTGCAATCTTGGCATCCAGCTATGGTTTGTTGGGTTGTATATTTGCTCCCAAGTGCTTCATTATTTTACTGAGGCCACAGAGGAACACTGATGAAATTGTTAGTGGAAGAGTCCCCACTACAGATAAGAGTATCCAACTGACTTCTGCTTCTGTCAGCAGTAAGCTTAACAATACCACTGTGTCAACTGTTCTACACGACTAG